The Litoreibacter ponti genome includes a window with the following:
- a CDS encoding ABC transporter substrate-binding protein, translating to MIHRISTRILTLIAAVMVAQMAEAKTELMIGYLRVKQPRPPTLSNLDPLPENNGLAGAQTGLQDNQTTGKFLGQSYALNEKTVAPEDDPLASAQTLLRASPYLVLDAPAEVLTRVADLPEAKDAILFNSASGTLSLRDTECRANLLHTMPSDAMRTDALAQVFVQKRWTDLVMIAGTFPQDLSYAEAMRRSLTKFGLKLQDEKTWDVGADMRRTASQEIPLFTQDFGDYDAMILADEVHDFGRYVLYNTWAARPVTGSEGLSAVTWSPVIEQWGAAQLQSRFEEQHGRDMTAQDYAAWAAVRTLGEAVTRTNSDDAQTLRDYITSDAFELAGFKGRPLTYRDWNGQLRQPIAIVHPRALVAQAPLEGFLHQTNEMDSLGLDRPESKCEAFQ from the coding sequence ATGATCCACCGAATTTCAACCCGAATTCTGACGCTAATCGCGGCGGTGATGGTCGCGCAGATGGCAGAGGCCAAGACGGAGTTGATGATCGGTTATCTGCGGGTCAAGCAACCGCGCCCGCCGACCTTGTCGAACCTTGATCCGTTGCCTGAGAACAACGGGTTGGCAGGCGCGCAGACCGGTTTGCAGGACAATCAAACTACCGGGAAATTCCTTGGCCAGAGCTACGCGTTGAATGAGAAGACCGTTGCGCCGGAAGATGACCCGCTTGCCTCCGCGCAAACTCTGCTGCGTGCCTCGCCCTATCTGGTGCTGGACGCTCCCGCTGAAGTCTTGACCCGGGTTGCGGATTTGCCCGAGGCGAAAGACGCGATCCTGTTCAACAGCGCGTCCGGGACGTTGAGCCTGCGCGATACAGAATGCCGCGCGAACCTGTTGCACACCATGCCCTCGGATGCCATGCGGACGGACGCTTTGGCGCAGGTTTTTGTGCAAAAGCGCTGGACGGATCTGGTGATGATCGCAGGCACGTTCCCGCAAGATCTCAGCTACGCCGAAGCCATGCGCCGCTCACTGACGAAATTCGGGTTGAAGCTGCAAGACGAGAAGACATGGGATGTGGGCGCGGATATGCGCCGCACGGCCAGTCAGGAAATCCCGCTGTTCACGCAGGACTTCGGGGATTACGACGCAATGATCCTCGCCGATGAGGTCCATGATTTCGGGCGTTACGTTCTTTACAACACATGGGCAGCGCGTCCTGTCACAGGGTCTGAAGGTCTTTCTGCCGTCACGTGGTCGCCGGTGATTGAACAATGGGGTGCAGCCCAGCTTCAAAGCCGGTTCGAGGAGCAGCATGGCCGCGATATGACCGCACAAGACTATGCCGCATGGGCTGCGGTCCGCACCTTGGGCGAGGCCGTGACCCGCACAAACAGTGACGACGCGCAGACCTTACGCGACTACATTACGTCTGATGCGTTTGAGCTGGCCGGGTTCAAGGGACGTCCCTTGACCTATCGCGATTGGAACGGGCAGTTGCGCCAGCCCATCGCGATCGTTCATCCCCGCGCTTTGGTCGCGCAAGCCCCGCTGGAGGGGTTTCTGCACCAAACAAACGAAATGGACAGTCTTGGATTGGACCGTCCCGAAAGCAAGTGTGAGGCATTCCAATGA